GCGTGGTCCTTGCGCGGCCGGGGCCGCATGCACCGGATCATCCACAGGCGGGCGGCCCGGGGGTTGTCGGTCGTGGGCGCTTTCTGGCGTGGGCGCACCTCATTTGCGCATCGCCGCTACCATCGCCGGATGACCGACGACCTGTTCCGTGCCGACGCCTACCTGCGCACCTGCGAAGCCCGCGTGCTGCGCATCGACGACACCGGCATCGTGCTGGACCGCACCGTGTTCTATCCACTGGGCGGCGGGCAGGCTGGAGACAGCGGCGTGCTGGCCCTGGCCGACGGGCGCGAGCTGGTCATTGCCGACACCCGCAAGGCCAAGGATGCGGAGGGCCTGCCGACCAATGAATTCGTCCACGTGCCGGCCCCCGAGCAAGCCGACCTGCTGGCCGCGCTGAAGCCCGGCGACACCGTCACCGCCCGCCTCGACTGGGAGCGCCGCCACCGGCTCATGCGCTTCCACACCGCCACCCATCTCCTGTGCCATCTGGTGCCGCAGCCGGTGAACGGCTGCTCCATCACCCCCGAGTACGCACGGCTCGACTTTCACATGACCGACCCGCTGGACAAGGAAGCGCTGACCGCCGGCCTCGCCAGGCTGGTCGAAGCC
This is a stretch of genomic DNA from Variovorax paradoxus. It encodes these proteins:
- a CDS encoding alanyl-tRNA editing protein; amino-acid sequence: MTDDLFRADAYLRTCEARVLRIDDTGIVLDRTVFYPLGGGQAGDSGVLALADGRELVIADTRKAKDAEGLPTNEFVHVPAPEQADLLAALKPGDTVTARLDWERRHRLMRFHTATHLLCHLVPQPVNGCSITPEYARLDFHMTDPLDKEALTAGLARLVEAAHPLIVGAITDEELDANPALVKSMSVQPPRGTGTVRTIRIGGTGAGDAQIDFQPCGGTHVANTSEIGAVVVTKIEKKSANSRRVVLGWAPATALAA